One window of the Nocardia huaxiensis genome contains the following:
- a CDS encoding helicase HerA-like domain-containing protein, with translation MTTPQEKAAAARKAAEDAARMAAEAAAAAEAAEKEAAEQEAAEKAAAAQAAAAPSAAGKADSGEGGAAAEIAAGYAMEGLALELGTVIVDGVVHPDARVRIPMKTMNRHGLIAGATGTGKTKTVQGIAEQLSAAGVPVVVADIKGDLSGLSQPGQSNDKILTRAQETGDPDWKPTGFPCEFVSLGTEGIGIPIRATITSFGPILLSKVLGLNETQESTLGLIFHWSDQNGFPLLDLKDLRSVIQFLTSPEGKEDLKGIGGVSAQTAGVILRALVNLEADGGDTFFGEPELDPADLMRTAGGQGVITLFELGAQASRPQMFSTFLMWVLADLFQTLPEIGDMDKPKLVFIFDEAHLLFNGASKAFLQQVEQTVKLIRSKGVGVFFCTQLPTDIPNAVLSQLGARIQHALRAFTPEDQAALSKTVRTYPKTKTYDLEKALTSLGIGEAVVTVLSEKGAPTPVAWARMQPPRSLMDTIGDDGIRSRAQQSSLYSKYGTTIDRDSAYEILAEKLAAAAEKEPEPAPSRSRSSKPAPEEESMAEKIVNNTAFKNFLRSAATVAGREIGRSIFGTRKR, from the coding sequence ATGACCACCCCTCAGGAAAAGGCAGCGGCAGCCCGCAAGGCTGCGGAGGACGCCGCGCGCATGGCGGCGGAGGCGGCAGCGGCGGCGGAGGCCGCGGAGAAGGAAGCGGCCGAACAGGAGGCTGCGGAGAAAGCAGCCGCCGCACAGGCCGCGGCCGCGCCGAGCGCCGCCGGGAAAGCGGATTCGGGGGAGGGCGGCGCGGCGGCGGAGATCGCGGCCGGATACGCCATGGAGGGGCTCGCGCTCGAACTGGGCACGGTCATCGTGGACGGTGTGGTGCATCCCGATGCGCGGGTGCGGATTCCGATGAAGACCATGAACCGGCACGGGCTCATCGCGGGCGCGACCGGCACCGGTAAGACCAAGACCGTGCAGGGCATCGCCGAGCAGTTGTCGGCGGCCGGGGTGCCGGTCGTGGTGGCCGATATCAAGGGGGATCTGTCGGGGCTGTCGCAACCGGGGCAGTCCAATGACAAGATCCTCACGCGCGCACAGGAAACCGGCGACCCGGACTGGAAGCCGACCGGATTCCCTTGCGAATTCGTGTCTTTGGGCACCGAGGGGATCGGGATCCCGATTCGCGCGACCATCACCTCGTTCGGGCCGATTCTGCTGTCGAAGGTGCTGGGGCTCAACGAAACCCAGGAGTCGACGCTGGGGCTGATCTTCCACTGGTCGGATCAGAACGGCTTCCCGCTGCTGGATCTGAAGGATCTGCGCTCGGTCATCCAGTTCCTCACCAGCCCGGAGGGCAAGGAGGATCTGAAGGGCATCGGCGGCGTCTCGGCGCAGACGGCCGGGGTCATTCTGCGCGCGCTGGTCAACCTCGAGGCCGACGGCGGCGACACGTTCTTCGGTGAGCCGGAACTGGATCCGGCCGATCTCATGCGCACCGCGGGCGGGCAGGGCGTGATCACGCTGTTCGAGCTGGGCGCGCAGGCGTCGCGCCCGCAGATGTTCTCCACATTCCTCATGTGGGTGCTGGCGGACCTGTTCCAGACGCTGCCCGAGATCGGCGATATGGACAAGCCGAAGCTGGTGTTCATCTTCGACGAGGCGCATCTGCTGTTCAACGGGGCGTCCAAGGCGTTCCTGCAGCAGGTGGAGCAGACGGTGAAGCTCATCCGCTCCAAGGGGGTGGGCGTGTTCTTCTGCACCCAGCTGCCCACCGATATCCCGAATGCCGTGCTCTCCCAGCTGGGTGCGCGCATTCAGCACGCACTGCGCGCCTTCACGCCGGAAGATCAAGCGGCACTGTCGAAGACGGTGCGCACCTACCCGAAGACCAAGACCTACGATCTCGAAAAGGCGCTCACCTCACTGGGTATCGGTGAAGCCGTCGTGACGGTGCTGTCGGAGAAGGGTGCGCCGACGCCGGTGGCGTGGGCGCGCATGCAGCCGCCGCGCTCACTCATGGACACCATCGGGGATGATGGAATCCGTTCGCGCGCACAGCAATCCTCGCTGTATTCGAAGTACGGGACCACCATCGACCGGGATTCGGCCTACGAGATCCTGGCCGAGAAGCTGGCGGCTGCGGCGGAGAAGGAACCGGAGCCCGCGCCGTCGCGCTCCCGCTCGTCCAAGCCCGCCCCGGAAGAGGAATCGATGGCCGAGAAGATCGTCAACAATACGGCTTTCAAGAACTTCCTGCGCTCGGCGGCCACCGTCGCCGGACGCGAGATCGGCCGCAGCATCTTCGGTACGCGTAAGCGCTGA
- the orn gene encoding oligoribonuclease, protein MSDKYVVWMDCEMTGLRLDSDKLIEVAALVTDSDLNILGEGVDIVIHADDAALAAMPPVVTEMHARSGLTEEVRRSTVTMAEAEQQILDYIKQYVPTPRTVPLAGNSIATDRGFIARDMPTLDAHLHYRMIDVSSIKELARRWYPRIYFGQPEKGLAHRALADIQESIRELQYYRRTAFVAPPGPSTAEIAAVAAELATTRPATENDAVNPASPAD, encoded by the coding sequence GTGAGCGACAAATACGTGGTGTGGATGGATTGCGAGATGACCGGCCTACGCCTCGACAGCGACAAGCTGATCGAGGTCGCCGCCCTCGTCACCGACAGTGACCTCAATATCCTCGGCGAGGGCGTGGACATCGTCATCCACGCCGATGACGCCGCCCTCGCCGCCATGCCCCCCGTGGTCACCGAGATGCACGCCCGCTCCGGCCTCACCGAAGAGGTCCGCCGCTCCACGGTCACCATGGCCGAGGCCGAACAGCAGATCCTCGACTACATCAAGCAGTACGTCCCCACCCCGCGCACCGTCCCGCTGGCCGGCAACTCCATTGCCACCGACCGCGGCTTCATCGCCCGCGACATGCCGACCCTGGACGCCCACCTGCACTACCGCATGATCGACGTCAGCTCCATCAAGGAACTGGCCCGCCGCTGGTACCCGCGCATCTACTTCGGTCAGCCCGAGAAGGGCCTGGCCCACCGCGCCCTCGCCGACATCCAGGAATCCATCCGAGAACTCCAGTACTACCGCCGCACCGCCTTCGTGGCCCCGCCCGGCCCCTCCACCGCCGAGATCGCCGCCGTGGCAGCCGAACTCGCCACCACCCGCCCAGCAACCGAAAATGACGCCGTAAACCCCGCCTCACCAGCCGATTAG
- a CDS encoding sigma-70 family RNA polymerase sigma factor, with protein MVRESTETFLAHRNLLFTVARGMLGSAAAAEEVLQETWLHWRTIDSEHIGDPRTHLIRILTRQSMHRLRSANHPGEYGPWLPESLQTAPDSHAELAETMSMALQLALDTLSPTERAVYILRDSFDLGYDEIAEAVGLTTPVVRDLAYRARRHITVRRPHRPVSPDRARAAAESLRRALDSGDTQALHDLLAPDAVLVSDAGGAGSPVRPITGAAKVARFVAAGLGVGAASLTCEPVDGAPALTVRADGAPHSVLAMALDGDRITGLYLVCGCCPKRSSARAGEDSPARADEGG; from the coding sequence ATGGTGCGCGAGTCGACCGAAACCTTTCTGGCACACCGCAATCTGCTGTTCACCGTCGCCCGCGGGATGCTCGGATCCGCGGCCGCCGCCGAGGAGGTACTGCAGGAAACCTGGCTGCACTGGCGGACCATCGACTCCGAGCACATCGGCGACCCGCGCACCCACCTCATCCGAATCCTCACCCGCCAGTCCATGCATCGGCTGCGCTCGGCCAACCACCCCGGCGAATACGGTCCGTGGTTGCCCGAGTCGCTGCAGACCGCTCCGGACAGCCATGCCGAACTCGCCGAGACCATGTCGATGGCCCTGCAACTGGCCCTCGACACGCTCTCCCCGACCGAACGCGCCGTCTACATCCTGCGCGACTCGTTCGACCTCGGCTACGACGAAATCGCCGAAGCGGTAGGACTGACCACCCCCGTCGTCCGCGACCTCGCCTACCGCGCCCGCCGTCACATCACCGTCCGCCGCCCGCACCGTCCGGTCTCCCCGGACCGGGCCCGGGCGGCAGCCGAATCCTTGAGGCGCGCACTGGATTCCGGCGACACCCAGGCCCTGCACGACCTCCTGGCTCCCGACGCGGTCCTCGTCAGTGACGCGGGCGGCGCCGGATCCCCGGTGCGCCCGATCACCGGCGCAGCCAAGGTGGCCCGATTCGTCGCCGCCGGGTTGGGCGTCGGCGCGGCATCACTCACCTGCGAACCCGTCGACGGCGCCCCGGCCTTGACCGTCCGTGCCGACGGCGCACCCCACAGCGTCCTGGCGATGGCCCTCGACGGCGACCGCATCACCGGCCTCTACCTCGTCTGTGGCTGCTGTCCGAAACGCAGTTCGGCCCGGGCGGGAGAAGATTCTCCGGCCCGGGCCGATGAGGGTGGCTGA
- a CDS encoding NAD(P)/FAD-dependent oxidoreductase, with protein MSKHEIVVVGGGYAGVMAANRLTQRDDVKVTVINPRQVFVPRLRLHQLVGETHEAVVNYTDILAEGIELVVDSVTRIDATTRTVELADGGSIGYDYLLYAVGSGVPAPKVLGAAEFAYPVATLEAAQRLRSVLLDTPMAAAVTVIGGGPTGVETAAELAEQGRKVTLVCGSSLVPYLHPKARRTAHKYLAKLGVTVIEGSDAAVTEVMRDAVRLADGRTLTSDLTIWTAGFGVPDLAARSGLSTDKSGRLLTDETLTSIDDDRIVAAGDSAAPSDLPFRMSAYVAYCLGAHAADTLLHRVAGEQPEPVDLAFPAMCLSFGRDAGIYQLGHKNETAMRVYFGGALGKKLKEFACNAGIDHMAKEAKKPGAHHWFKDGKYRPTLLQAQRDNTTVPVA; from the coding sequence ATGAGCAAGCACGAAATCGTTGTCGTCGGCGGCGGATACGCCGGTGTCATGGCGGCCAACCGCCTGACGCAGCGCGACGACGTCAAGGTGACCGTGATCAACCCCCGCCAGGTCTTCGTCCCGCGCCTGCGGCTGCACCAGCTGGTCGGCGAAACCCACGAGGCGGTCGTGAATTACACCGACATCCTGGCCGAGGGCATCGAGCTCGTGGTCGACAGCGTGACCCGGATCGACGCGACCACCCGCACCGTCGAACTGGCCGACGGCGGCAGCATCGGCTACGACTACCTGCTCTATGCGGTGGGCAGCGGCGTCCCCGCGCCGAAGGTGCTGGGTGCGGCCGAATTCGCCTACCCCGTAGCGACTTTGGAGGCCGCGCAGCGTCTGCGTTCGGTGCTGCTCGATACGCCCATGGCGGCCGCGGTCACCGTGATCGGTGGCGGTCCGACCGGCGTCGAGACCGCCGCCGAGCTCGCCGAGCAGGGCCGCAAGGTCACTCTGGTCTGCGGCAGCTCCCTCGTCCCGTACCTGCACCCGAAGGCGCGCCGCACGGCCCACAAGTACCTCGCCAAACTGGGCGTGACCGTCATCGAAGGCTCCGACGCGGCCGTCACCGAGGTGATGCGCGATGCCGTGCGGCTCGCCGACGGCCGGACGCTGACGAGCGACCTCACCATCTGGACGGCGGGCTTCGGTGTCCCCGATCTGGCCGCCCGCAGCGGGCTGAGCACCGACAAATCCGGCCGACTGCTCACCGACGAGACGCTGACCAGCATCGACGACGACCGCATTGTCGCGGCCGGTGACTCCGCCGCTCCGTCGGATCTGCCGTTCCGGATGAGCGCCTACGTCGCCTACTGCCTGGGCGCACACGCCGCCGACACCCTGCTGCACCGCGTCGCGGGCGAGCAGCCCGAGCCCGTCGACCTGGCGTTCCCCGCCATGTGCCTCAGCTTCGGCCGGGACGCGGGCATCTACCAGCTCGGCCACAAGAACGAGACGGCCATGCGCGTGTATTTCGGTGGGGCCCTCGGCAAGAAGCTCAAGGAGTTCGCCTGCAATGCCGGCATCGACCACATGGCCAAGGAGGCGAAGAAGCCCGGCGCTCACCACTGGTTCAAGGACGGCAAGTACCGCCCGACCCTGCTGCAGGCCCAGCGCGACAATACGACCGTGCCGGTCGCATAG